One region of Syntrophobacter fumaroxidans MPOB genomic DNA includes:
- the asnS gene encoding asparagine--tRNA ligase encodes MAAISRVIDLFTSDQEYIGKTVRAQGWVRTKRDSKAGVSFIELNDGSCLRNLQVVADQGHPEYRQLLESITTGCAVMVEGSIAYSPGKGQTIELKADRITLYGTADPAVYPLQKKRHSFEFLRQIGHLRPRTNTIGAVSRVRNRLSYAIHQFFQDRGFYYIHTPIITASDCEGAGEMFRVTTLDAQNAPAKVPEEVYRADFFGKPAFLTVSGQLQAEIYALALGRVYTFGPTFRAENSNTSRHLAEFWMVEPEMAFCDLEGDLEIAQALIRHLIGVALQDCAEDLDFFTRFIEPTLRGTLETVAFSPFETVTYTEAVRILKESGENFEFPVEWGNDLQAEHERYLTEKVFRKPAAVIHFPRALKPFYMRVNDDGNTVAAMDILVPGTGEIIGGSQREERPDILVEQMRLKSVAPEDYKWYLDLREFGSVPHAGFGMGLERLVQFVTGLPNIREVIPFPRTPGHAEF; translated from the coding sequence ATGGCGGCAATCTCGAGAGTCATCGATCTTTTTACAAGCGATCAGGAATACATCGGCAAGACCGTCCGCGCTCAGGGATGGGTGCGGACCAAACGCGATTCCAAGGCGGGCGTGTCCTTCATCGAGCTCAACGACGGCTCCTGTCTTCGCAATCTGCAGGTGGTCGCCGACCAGGGACACCCGGAGTATCGACAATTGCTCGAAAGCATCACCACAGGATGCGCCGTCATGGTCGAAGGCTCCATCGCTTACTCTCCGGGAAAGGGCCAGACGATCGAACTGAAAGCGGACCGCATCACGCTTTACGGCACGGCGGACCCGGCCGTCTATCCCCTGCAGAAGAAGCGGCATTCCTTCGAATTCCTCCGGCAGATAGGGCACCTGCGGCCCCGCACCAACACCATCGGAGCCGTGAGCCGAGTCCGCAACCGCCTCAGTTACGCCATCCACCAGTTCTTTCAGGACCGCGGCTTCTATTACATCCACACGCCGATCATCACTGCCAGTGATTGCGAAGGCGCGGGCGAAATGTTTCGGGTCACCACGCTGGACGCGCAAAACGCGCCGGCGAAAGTCCCGGAAGAGGTCTACCGGGCGGATTTTTTCGGCAAACCGGCCTTTCTGACGGTGAGCGGCCAACTGCAGGCCGAGATCTACGCTCTCGCTCTGGGCCGCGTCTACACGTTCGGCCCGACGTTTCGCGCCGAGAATTCGAACACCAGCCGACACCTCGCGGAATTCTGGATGGTGGAACCCGAGATGGCCTTTTGCGACCTGGAAGGAGACCTGGAAATCGCCCAGGCGCTCATCAGGCACCTCATCGGCGTCGCCCTGCAGGACTGCGCCGAAGACCTGGATTTCTTCACCCGCTTCATCGAGCCGACTCTGCGCGGCACACTGGAGACCGTGGCGTTCAGTCCTTTCGAAACCGTGACCTATACCGAAGCCGTGCGGATTCTCAAAGAATCGGGCGAAAACTTCGAATTCCCCGTGGAATGGGGAAACGATCTGCAGGCCGAGCACGAACGCTACCTGACCGAGAAGGTTTTCCGAAAGCCGGCGGCGGTGATCCATTTCCCCCGCGCGCTGAAACCGTTTTACATGAGGGTCAACGATGATGGAAACACCGTGGCCGCCATGGACATACTGGTTCCCGGAACGGGGGAAATCATCGGAGGTTCCCAGCGCGAGGAACGTCCGGACATTCTCGTCGAGCAGATGCGCCTGAAGTCCGTTGCGCCGGAAGACTACAAATGGTACCTGGATCTGCGGGAGTTCGGTTCCGTGCCCCACGCGGGATTCGGCATGGGGCTCGAGCGCCTTGTGCAGTTCGTTACCGGATTGCCGAACATCCGGGAAGTCATTCCGTTTCCCAGGACGCCCGGCCATGCGGAATTCTGA
- the larB gene encoding nickel pincer cofactor biosynthesis protein LarB: protein MNMQRLEQILKDYKEGRRELSDVLTYLRKLPFEDLSFARIDHHRKLRRGFPEVVYGEGKSAEQILSIIRAMKEFGSNVLVTRVDAVKAGHILENIDGPVYHPVARVLSYEQERVIPRCRGIVQVICAGSSDVPVAEEAAITAEMMGQSVERYCDVGVAGLHRLLGIWDELQKGSVYVVVAGMEGALPSVVAGLVRRPVIAVPTSVGYGASFGGVGALLGMLNSCAPGVAVVNIDNGFGAGYLASVINEGGLPPGEARPEGEGAS from the coding sequence TTGAACATGCAGAGACTGGAACAGATACTCAAAGACTACAAGGAAGGCCGGAGAGAACTCTCGGACGTTTTGACCTACCTCAGGAAGCTTCCTTTCGAAGACCTCTCGTTTGCCAGGATAGACCATCACAGAAAACTGCGCCGCGGATTTCCCGAAGTGGTGTACGGCGAGGGCAAGAGCGCCGAACAGATCCTTTCGATCATTCGGGCGATGAAGGAGTTCGGCAGCAACGTCCTGGTCACCCGGGTGGACGCCGTGAAAGCCGGGCACATTCTCGAGAACATCGATGGGCCGGTTTACCACCCGGTGGCGAGAGTCTTGTCGTACGAGCAGGAGCGCGTGATTCCCCGATGCCGGGGGATCGTCCAGGTGATCTGCGCCGGCTCGTCGGATGTTCCGGTGGCCGAGGAGGCTGCGATCACGGCCGAGATGATGGGGCAGAGCGTCGAACGATATTGCGATGTGGGTGTGGCCGGCCTGCACAGGCTTCTGGGCATCTGGGACGAGTTGCAGAAGGGTTCCGTGTACGTGGTGGTTGCCGGCATGGAAGGGGCGCTTCCCAGCGTGGTCGCGGGCCTGGTTCGGCGCCCGGTGATCGCGGTGCCGACCAGCGTGGGGTATGGGGCCAGTTTCGGAGGTGTGGGGGCGTTGCTCGGCATGCTCAATTCGTGTGCTCCGGGCGTGGCGGTGGTCAACATAGACAACGGTTTCGGGGCGGGCTACCTGGCCTCCGTGATCAACGAAGGGGGCCTGCCGCCGGGAGAGGCCCGGCCCGAGGGTGAGGG
- a CDS encoding protein-L-isoaspartate(D-aspartate) O-methyltransferase: MNFQKARDRMVETQLVSRGIHDRRVLEAMRKVPRHLFVDEALKEQAHSDHPLPIGDKQTISQPYIVALMTQSLELQGHEKILEIGTGSGYQAAVLAELAERVFSIERNPNLAYRANQTLQKLGYKNIIVRVADGTLGWPDEAPFDAILVTAGTPKIPQPLLDQLAEGGRLVVPVGDRLAQELVLVESGPEGMKHTNLGGVRFVDLVGKWGWEG; encoded by the coding sequence ATCAACTTTCAAAAGGCACGCGATCGCATGGTGGAAACGCAGCTCGTTTCCCGCGGGATTCACGATCGAAGGGTCCTCGAAGCCATGCGGAAAGTCCCGCGTCACTTGTTCGTGGATGAAGCCCTCAAGGAGCAGGCCCACAGCGATCATCCCCTGCCCATCGGGGACAAGCAGACCATCTCCCAGCCTTACATCGTGGCATTGATGACCCAGTCCCTCGAGCTCCAGGGACACGAGAAGATACTTGAAATCGGCACCGGTTCGGGCTACCAGGCGGCCGTTCTCGCCGAGCTGGCGGAGCGTGTGTTCAGTATCGAGCGCAATCCCAACCTGGCTTATCGCGCCAATCAGACTTTACAGAAGCTCGGATATAAGAATATCATCGTGAGGGTGGCTGACGGCACTCTGGGGTGGCCGGACGAGGCGCCTTTCGACGCAATCCTGGTGACGGCGGGTACGCCCAAGATTCCTCAGCCTTTGCTGGATCAGCTTGCCGAAGGGGGACGGCTGGTGGTGCCGGTCGGAGACCGCCTGGCCCAGGAGCTGGTCCTGGTTGAATCCGGTCCCGAAGGAATGAAACACACGAATTTGGGCGGAGTGCGCTTTGTCGACCTGGTCGGCAAATGGGGATGGGAAGGCTGA
- a CDS encoding sensor domain-containing diguanylate cyclase: MMEPTDPAAAPENVLPVDNDREALLAGLSEENEALRAQLEEVVATAATNERIWRHFAEIERILFRTRELDVLVEELLGELKERFQTDQVILFLCHSDILERFFPDLSETREPVSAGTWIVSLPVEIGMALWNVSPKPFLLSEENIEELLEYLPESASPVRSGVMIPLSIHEILFGGLFLGSMDADRYRPRDGTDLLEQLGIKIALAMDNCLTYEKVKDFGIEDPVTGLLNFFQIHTVLEREFRRSRRTGQPLSLLIIDFNFVHELEDFDSGTEVLKHVAGLLSGILPEKESFLGRYGSDEFVLVLPGVEEEEAREVIPYLARTIRKAPFKHRNTAILIQAMIGTATLDDGMKRPQEMLDSAYAELARLKAVHHPEPAEE, encoded by the coding sequence ATGATGGAACCAACCGATCCGGCCGCCGCGCCGGAAAACGTCCTCCCCGTTGATAATGACCGTGAAGCGCTGCTGGCCGGCCTCAGTGAGGAAAACGAGGCGCTCCGCGCACAACTCGAAGAAGTCGTGGCCACCGCCGCCACCAATGAACGCATCTGGCGCCACTTCGCTGAAATCGAACGCATCCTGTTCCGGACACGCGAGCTCGACGTGCTCGTCGAGGAGCTTCTCGGAGAGCTCAAGGAGCGTTTCCAGACCGACCAGGTGATTCTCTTCCTGTGTCACTCGGATATCCTGGAGCGGTTTTTTCCCGACCTCTCCGAAACCAGGGAACCCGTCAGCGCGGGGACCTGGATCGTGTCGCTGCCCGTCGAAATCGGCATGGCCCTGTGGAACGTCTCGCCGAAACCGTTCCTGCTTTCCGAGGAGAACATCGAGGAGCTTCTGGAATACCTGCCGGAATCCGCTTCGCCCGTTCGATCGGGTGTCATGATCCCGCTCAGCATCCACGAAATCCTGTTCGGGGGGCTGTTCCTGGGCAGCATGGATGCGGATCGTTACCGTCCCAGGGACGGCACCGATCTTCTCGAACAGCTGGGGATCAAGATCGCGCTCGCCATGGACAACTGCCTGACCTATGAAAAGGTAAAGGATTTCGGCATAGAAGATCCGGTGACCGGGCTCCTGAACTTCTTTCAGATCCACACGGTCCTGGAAAGGGAATTCCGCCGCTCCCGCCGGACGGGACAGCCCCTGTCGCTGCTCATCATCGACTTCAACTTCGTCCATGAGCTGGAGGATTTCGACAGCGGCACGGAGGTGTTGAAACACGTGGCCGGCCTGCTGAGCGGAATACTGCCCGAGAAGGAGAGTTTTCTGGGTCGATACGGGAGCGACGAGTTCGTGCTGGTACTGCCCGGCGTGGAGGAGGAGGAGGCGCGGGAGGTGATTCCCTACCTGGCCCGGACGATCCGCAAAGCCCCCTTCAAACACCGGAATACCGCCATCCTGATTCAGGCGATGATCGGAACAGCCACTCTGGATGACGGCATGAAACGGCCCCAGGAAATGCTCGACAGCGCCTACGCGGAATTGGCTCGCCTCAAGGCGGTGCATCACCCGGAACCGGCCGAGGAATGA
- a CDS encoding TIGR00725 family protein, producing MRGPYIGVIGTGESDPGLDDMAVAVGREVARRGGVLVCGGLGGVMTAAALGAKEEGGFTVGILPGSHVEDANHFIDFPIASNMGQARNAIIVQTAHVLIAVGGGYGTLSEIAMALKMGKKVVALHPEFEIPGVRSAQSPAEAVSLAYQLIEAPADIVV from the coding sequence ATGCGAGGGCCTTACATCGGAGTAATCGGAACGGGTGAGTCCGATCCGGGTCTCGACGACATGGCTGTGGCCGTGGGCCGCGAGGTCGCCAGGCGCGGAGGCGTTCTGGTGTGTGGCGGTCTGGGCGGCGTGATGACTGCCGCCGCCCTGGGAGCGAAGGAGGAAGGCGGCTTCACCGTGGGGATACTGCCCGGGTCGCATGTCGAAGACGCGAATCATTTCATCGATTTTCCCATTGCGAGCAACATGGGGCAGGCGCGTAACGCCATCATCGTCCAAACCGCGCACGTGCTGATCGCGGTCGGCGGCGGCTACGGCACCCTGTCGGAGATCGCCATGGCGCTGAAGATGGGGAAGAAAGTGGTTGCGCTTCATCCGGAGTTCGAAATCCCGGGTGTCCGGTCGGCGCAATCGCCGGCCGAGGCTGTGAGTCTGGCTTACCAGTTGATCGAGGCGCCTGCCGATATCGTGGTCTGA
- a CDS encoding 3-deoxy-D-manno-octulosonic acid transferase, with translation MELQDYLYNIGLHGAAVGILPYLRCKLRDAPDFLSGRLGNYSADILPGGSPRVWFHASSVGEVTGAVPTVQAFLERLPGAVAVLTVGTPQGLRHARARLPESVPVIPFPLDFPTVLRKAFLHLKPDLYVGFESEFWPNLFRFLRMNGVRSVLLNGRLADRSARRYARLRSVFQPIFRQFEWLAMHSEEDLQNVLSLGASPERALVLGSSKYDGLLSKADPEVPVRWRRQLDIPRQAPVVIGGSLRGAECRQVPEAFGKLRELCPEAIGIFVPRHLERIPEMVQWLESHGIAFHRLSDIEGTGRRRVFPVVLVDRIGVLFELYSIGDLIFCGGTLEPVGGHNILEPAAWGKAVFYGPHLKKVRYEHRILLESKCSFPVSDSDELASLWRFWVRRLPELEEYGGRARNALEKMGGVVSRQVELILAAFPERFFGVR, from the coding sequence TTGGAATTGCAGGACTATCTATACAATATCGGCCTCCATGGTGCCGCTGTCGGCATACTCCCCTATCTCCGGTGCAAGTTGCGCGATGCCCCCGATTTCCTTTCCGGCAGGCTCGGGAACTATTCCGCGGACATCCTCCCGGGCGGGAGCCCGAGGGTGTGGTTTCATGCCTCCTCGGTGGGTGAGGTGACGGGAGCCGTGCCCACCGTGCAGGCTTTCCTCGAGCGGTTGCCGGGCGCCGTCGCCGTCCTCACGGTGGGAACTCCCCAGGGGCTGCGTCACGCGCGCGCGCGGCTCCCCGAATCGGTTCCCGTCATCCCGTTTCCACTGGACTTCCCGACGGTCCTGCGGAAAGCTTTCCTCCACTTGAAACCCGATTTGTACGTGGGATTCGAAAGTGAATTCTGGCCCAATCTTTTTCGCTTCCTGAGAATGAACGGGGTTCGCTCGGTGCTTCTGAACGGGCGCCTGGCAGACCGTTCGGCGCGCAGGTACGCCCGACTGCGATCTGTTTTCCAGCCGATTTTCAGACAATTCGAGTGGTTGGCAATGCATTCGGAGGAAGACCTGCAGAATGTCCTGAGTCTCGGAGCCTCACCCGAACGCGCCCTGGTGCTCGGCAGTTCGAAATACGACGGGCTCTTGTCCAAAGCCGATCCGGAGGTGCCCGTGCGCTGGCGCAGGCAACTCGATATCCCGCGGCAGGCGCCTGTCGTCATCGGGGGCAGCCTGCGGGGGGCGGAGTGCCGGCAGGTGCCGGAGGCGTTCGGGAAATTGCGGGAGTTGTGCCCCGAAGCGATCGGCATCTTCGTCCCGCGGCACCTGGAGCGGATCCCCGAAATGGTGCAGTGGCTGGAGAGCCACGGGATTGCCTTTCACCGATTGTCGGACATCGAGGGGACGGGGCGCAGGAGAGTTTTTCCCGTTGTCCTGGTCGACCGTATCGGCGTTCTGTTCGAGCTCTACTCCATCGGGGATCTCATCTTCTGTGGGGGAACCCTGGAGCCCGTCGGCGGACACAACATTCTCGAACCCGCGGCGTGGGGAAAGGCGGTTTTTTATGGTCCTCACTTGAAAAAAGTGAGGTATGAACATAGAATCCTGCTTGAATCCAAGTGCAGCTTCCCCGTAAGCGACAGCGACGAATTGGCGAGCCTTTGGAGATTCTGGGTCCGGCGGCTCCCGGAGCTCGAGGAATACGGCGGAAGAGCGCGGAATGCGTTGGAGAAGATGGGGGGAGTGGTTTCCAGGCAGGTGGAGTTGATCCTGGCGGCATTCCCGGAAAGGTTTTTCGGCGTTCGTTGA